One genomic segment of Hordeum vulgare subsp. vulgare chromosome 2H, MorexV3_pseudomolecules_assembly, whole genome shotgun sequence includes these proteins:
- the LOC123427738 gene encoding uncharacterized protein LOC123427738, whose protein sequence is MEAAAAVEPRREQNLVKVGMDTWNQSFGAPSKIRLVHILKNLHTPEVKIYSDASREFIELLDGGSGGEVLRDYVQQSPRLVELMEAWRLHRDKPGMAYILSLFAAVLGNPGAKSRQHAFSKKCLDAVARTILEDKDKVGDVYRELNSGEFRRQNAALDLLAAIVRRGPGLASEVAESFDFKMAVVAQLAGIQKKRGGRDGRIQKKGANFGSTRRSLVGFAMSFLEVGNPKLLRWVLQQRELYSGVLRGIGEDDAETAVYVLSTLRDNVLVEESLVPPGLRSVLFGSATLEQLSLISGNSDAGEAADLAHQVLVMVCTDPKNGLMPSSHLRGNEKRLLDLMKKLNSTEVVHHKNLLLAIVSKRLSFCAAYMNEFPYNIEPRPSPSWFAAISLAADIISSAKNDSIFHSFLSHDLLSVDDEQVQVVLKCIVPHVCSRAVINRGLLHSDDLVKHGSLRLVFESVNLLCYVTEAINGVVSSVGSTSEFSSSTKGKIRMNSFPGLSCSTATDAFLVDKLNQGDQMRVKRWISLREYIQDEVRGAIPDPQVLLKLLSSASQKNQSCSQSRLERRSQVSEPPQKKQRCNVIDEDDDIIIGGIDVEWAKDESEDQDLDLASDHATTLCEIWGLDKQDLEMKDAEVVDSVFHSKLLDVLRLYLRVMPSSFDGSFDFFKVIPPRPLDLSKDEQHSLLSLLVEYSGQCEGHWNPERVPESMYKHLQPLIDIMLHSPVKIIREQAYILVKAALASSGVFDQNFAEIDAWLVFLPGYEAKWCVRESLGVGLSNKLSQIVIPFLCDAVSVVGNNLYKYQEHMRKLISKSGQLEGYSPAFSPLVFCVLQKCLRLLDSESGGMKVHEKSTISLYVCNTIYLILQSQVDAQLLLDLIGAVLNQRFDNFSSEELHSRIYIAEWRPLMNLLHISRSISDQQSSSLFTAVEHSSELHSNSLSSVIRKVQEMLSQQHTNLPDDVAAAFLFSIMCAAPQDIICSFPELLDVVKTHFPSHMQFLSSVFYLQHDYLAEIATCWPDIFFCSLRQIEGNLDVDRASTDEEKCQDHSISAELTALSTFLNVTPFCALLPSVLSLMFSVPAKTGESHALLLDALVRLIRAKIYESTISELTFNLRVVLFWSHRLLLSYTRKGSNVIEELCHVCSTLVDSIFERIRVLAADTADLNASAGCFQDIVESVLHHPTIDLPCSLPNCPDLTDGSAEHVEEAFTCFSKENLHLVDGFILNLLSKLYDLLLLADNDGQSLESLFASPKAMLEKILLLFKDKFQVCMNNGNFGPLLPNFYMVRALTKFMSPVRLLELANWMFSELESRGPSCSAAFAPAAFVCLSVADIAMELLYDYLQQTDQRSESCQLWGLEIRSSDIATIQRVYHLILHFTTKLNLESADVCLLKLLIRIQNAERSAGQNTEYTAFHMMLSTVAINTPLSILHHCMFPTSKVKAKVIWLVLEVSPIHMNFFGQMLMKVLEEDTSILQGMDYSSDSSRAHEDSLILLLPAALSYMRHHSDGHMQCAKFLEPLANFYCEMLLGDSGFPCWESFITRSNFEENFGDFQHGSVQDMMDYFSDTLLGKSVTMLHYCLSLKEIPRKQRLEIVASLCPQSSGLLDSDVNDINSDSHKGHLKLTNELLAKISLIRLLLSPPRRLLSNEAASDRESKRVSNAKLNFISILVRTLDQILRNFPRCDGLSHSDKQQMVVRSLEYTVLKNIIELSSEIQTHLNQLKSIPFLNQFIRSSLLHRFNDHVTLKAIRCVLVVLSEGKFPADEILELILGHSHFLSSITCSEVSEYSSAFNATGSLLQPAPGILKSVDSLFTKENEFHICIAEKRKIEIIRLLRILYDIKSRQQSNGLLNESRELSFLLLSVYGATLSETDLEIFNLMNEIESHECKTIAEMDHLWGSAAVKYREELKLDSSISEIDKTENTESNSRRRALFRENIPIDSKLCVMTVLQFCYKRSSRNSVFSLEQLRQDKFGDTLKTTSRSMDMVRIYDPMFILRFSIHTLLMGYIEPAEFSRVGLLAITLVCISSPDEELRKLGYESLNAFKNSLEASQKSKDKWQLQLLLTYLQNGISKPWQRIPSIIAIFAAEASLTLLDSSHTQFNTISKFLMNSASVDMQSIPLFPTLLKSSSVHFKADRLWMLRLLYAGSNLADDATICKSKGALELALAFCSSAISDSESKHLTLQVLKKCVKLPVLAQHLVKNCGLLSWISSVISTLDKGLDNNSSSRIVGLALEVLDALILSRFITEWLQETALEQLSEISKYLYLLVEDGKLLKGDITMLSSILNVIASTMRLSMKRKIYQPHFTLSIHGIFKLCQAIDGNSRSIKLKLPMELGTDVILMNGPLPICSETDKSRIVMVVSWVTSNIFWLCKQKSAVEMLCEEPLNNECLLSKILRWLVASVILGRISRIPPEKRGGLATSTNSPGTLQSFLNYSSETVEMVDSHVANEALAAIILYLQGHVKKKSDTLPSVVTALCLLLLDRCSERALVGSSGQIEMLCSKIHCPAESNPAWRWRYYQPWRDPALQHTATERMEVEQSCRSLLIMFSNALSAAGLPAGIPVLSVGDIEKSGLLQWERDSLVEQPHA, encoded by the exons atggaggcggcggcggcggtggagccgagACGAGAGCAGAACCTGGTGAAGGTGGGAATGGACACCTGGAACCAGTCGTTCGGCGCACCCAGCAAGATCAGGTTAGTCCACATCCTCAAGAACCTCCACACACCGGAGGTCAAAATCTACTCGGACGCGTCGAGGGAGTTCATCGAGCTACTGGACGGCGGCTCCGGCGGCGAGGTGCTGCGGGACTATGTCCAGCAGTCCCCGCGGCTCGTGGAGCTGATGGAGGCATGGCGGCTGCACCGGGACAAGCCAGGGATGGCCTACATACTCTCCCTGTTCGCCGCTGTCCTGGGCAACCCCGGCGCCAAGTCGCGGCAGCATGCTTTTTCTAAGAAGTGCCTGGACGCCGTTGCCAGGACGATACTGGAGGACAAGGACAAGGTGGGGGATGTGTACCGTGAACTCAACAGCGGCGAGTTCCGGCGCCAGAATGCCGCACTGGATTTGCTTGCTGCCATTGTCAGGCGTGGTCCGGGGCTGGCGTCGGAGGTTGCCGAGAGCTTTGATTTCAAGATGGCCGTTGTGGCGCAACTAGCAGGGATACAGAAGAAGAGAGGGGGCAGGGATGGGAGGATTCAGAAAAAAGGTGCTAATTTTGGCTCTACAAGGCGATCACTTGTTGGGTTTGCCATGTCATTCCTTGAGGTTGGGAACCCGAAGCTGCTAAGATGGGTCCTTCAACAGAGGGAGCTTTACTCAGGGGTGCTACGTGGGATTGGAGAAGATGATGCTGAGACTGCTGTGTATGTCCTCTCAACATTGCGGGATAATGTTTTGGTAGAGGAGTCACTTGTCCCACCAGGGCTCCGCAGTGTCCTTTTTGGAAGTGCCACATTGGAACAGCTGAGCTTGATATCGGGGAATTCAGATGCAGGTGAAGCAGCTGACCTTGCTCATCAAGTGCTGGTCATGGTCTGCACTGATCCAAAAAATGGATTAATGCCGTCCTCACATTTGAGAGGTAACGAGAAACGTTTGCTGGATCTAATGAAGAAGTTGAATTCTACCGAGGTTGTTCACCACAAGAATTTGTTGCTGGCTATTGTGAGTAAGAGGCTTTCTTTTTGCGCGGCATACATGAATGAGTTCCCTTACAATATTGAACCGCGGCCATCCCCCTCATG GTTTGCTGCCATCTCCCTAGCAGCGGATATAATATCTTCAGCAAAAAATGATAGCATATTTCATAGTTTCCTGTCACATGATCTGTTATCCGTCGATGATGAACAAGTACAGGTAGTTCTGAAGTGCATTGTGCCCCATGTATGCTCTCGAGCAGTGATAAATAGGGGATTGCTGCATTCTGATGATCTTGTGAAGCATGGTTCTCTGAGGCTTGTTTTTGAGTCAGTGAACCTACTGTGCTATGTTACTGAAGCAATCAATGGCGTGGTATCAAGTGTGGGATCCACATCAGAATTCAGTAGCTCAACAAAAGGAAAAATCAGAATGAACAGTTTCCCAGGATTAAGCTGTTCCACTGCAACAGATGCATTCTTGGTAGATAAACTTAACCAGGGAGACCAAATGCGTGTCAAGAGGTGGATATCTCTGAGAGAATACATTCAAGATGAAGTGCGCGGAGCTATTCCTGATCCACAGGTCCTTCTCAAGTTACTCTCTTCTGCCAGTCAGAAAAACCAAAGTTGTTCTCAGAGTAGACTTGAGAGACGCTCTCAGGTTTCTGAGCCTCCTCAAAAGAAACAGAGATGTAATGTTATCGATGAGGACGATGATATTATTATTGGTGGAATTGATGTTGAGTGGGCCAAGGATGAATCTGAAGACCAAGACCTAGACTTGGCAAGTGATCATGCTACCACTCTGTGTGAGATATGGGGCTTAGATAAGCAAGATCTGGAGATGAAAGATGCAGAAGTGGTAGACAGTGTTTTCCACTCGAAGTTGCTTGATGTTCTCCGGCTCTATTTG AGGGTAATGCCCAGCTCATTTGATGGATCATTTGACTTCTTTAAGGTTATACCTCCTAGACCGTTGGATCTATCCAAGGATGAGCAGCACTCCTTATTGTCTCTTTTAGTTGAGTATTCAGGGCAATGTGAGGGACATTGGAACCCAGAGAGAGTTCCAGAATCAATGTACAAGCATTTGCAACCACTTATTGACATCATGTTGCACTCACCAGTTAAGATCATCCGTGAGCAAGCTTACATTTTAGTTAAAGCTGCTCTAGCAAGTTCTGGCGTGTTTGATCAGAACTTCGCGGAGATTGATGCATGGTTGGTTTTCTTGCCTGGTTATGAAGCCAAATGGTGTGTAAGAGAGAGCCTAGGAGTTGGATTATCTAATAAATTGTCACAGATTGTGATCCCTTTCCTCTGTGATGCTGTTTCAGTGGTTGGGAACAATTTGTACAAATACCAAGAGCACATGCGGAAGCTCATCTCTAAATCAGGCCAGCTTGAAG GCTATTCTCCAGCTTTCAGTCCTCTGGTTTTTTGTGTTCTTCAGAAATGCCTTAGGCTACTTGACTCGGAGTCTGGAGGTATGAAAGTACATGAGAAGTCCACAATTTCATTATATGTGTGCAACACAATCTACCTTATTCTGCAGTCCCAG GTAGATGCTCAATTATTGCTTGACCTTATTGGTGCTGTTCTGAATCAGAGATTTGATAATTTTTCATCGGAAGAACTGCACTCTAGGATTTATATTGCTGAATGGAGGCCATTGATGAATTTGTTGCATATCTCTAGGAGTATCTCGGACCAACAAAGTTCTAGTTTGTTCACAGCTGTGGAACATTCTTCTGaacttcattcaaattctttgtcCTCTGTGATTAGAAAGGTTCAAGAAATGTTAAGTCAGCAACACACTAATTTGCCAGATGATGTAGCGGCTGCATTCTTATTTTCAATCATGTGTGCAGCTCCACAGGACATTATCTGTAGCTTTCCAGAGCTTCTTGATGTTGTGAAAACACACTTTCCTTCTCATATGCAATTCTTGTCGTCAGTTTTTTATCTGCAACATGATTACCTAGCTGAAATTGCTACTTGTTGGCCGGATATTTTCTTCTGTAGTCTCAGACAGATTGAGGGTAATCTTGATGTTGATCGTGCCAGCACTGATGAGGAAAAATGTCAAGACCACTCAATTTCTGCAGAATTGACTGCATTGAGTACATTCCTAAATGTGACTCCGTTCTGTGCACTCTTACCTTCTGTGTTAAGCCTTATGTTCTCTGTGCCAGCTAAAACTGGGGAGTCACATGCATTGCTACTTGATGCACTTGTACGACTTATTCGAGCTAAGATTTATGAAAGTACAATCAGCGAGCTGACATTTAATCTGAGAGTCGTATTATTCTGGAGCCATCGCTTGCTGTTGTCATACACTAGGAAGGGTTCAAATGTTATTGAAGAACTTTGCCATGTATGCTCCACTCTTGTTGATAGCATATTCGAGCGCATTCGAGTTTTGGCTGCTGATACTGCTGACTTGAATGCTTCAGCGGGATGTTTCCAAGATATTGTTGAATCTGTTCTCCACCATCCTACTATTGACCTGCCATGTTCCTTACCCAATTGCCCGGACCTGACAGATGGGAGTGCTGAACATGTGGAAgaagcatttacttgtttttcaaaggaaaatctgCACCTTGTAGATGGTTTTATTCTGAATCTTCTTAGTAAACTATATGACCTTTTACTGTTGGCTGATAATGATGGTCAGTCCCTAGAGTCACTATTTGCTTCCCCAAAGGCCATGCTAGAAAAAATACTGCTGTTGTTCAAGGATAAATTTCAAGTTTGCATGAACAATGGAAACTTTGGACCGCTTTTGCCAAATTTCTACATGGTTCGGGCATTGACAAAATTCATGTCCCCTGTCAGACTTCTGGAACTTGCAAATTGGATGTTCTCAGAATTAGAAAGTCGTGGGCCGAGTTGTTCAGCTGCATTTGCTCCTGCTGCTTTTGTATGTCTATCCGTTGCTGATATTGCCATGGAATTACTGTATGATTATCTACAACAAACTGACCAGAGATCAGAATCCTGTCAATTATGGGGCTTGGAGATTCGAAGTTCAGATATTGCTACCATTCAGCGAGTATATCATTTGATTCTCCATTTTACTACTAAACTGAATCTTGAATCTGCtgatgtttgcttgctgaagttgtTGATTCGTATCCAAAATGCAGAAAGATCTGCAGGGCAGAACACTGAATATACTGCATTCCACATGATGTTATCTACCGTGGCCATCAACACCCCCCTTAGCATTCTTCATCACTGTATGTTTCCCACATCTAAGGTCAAAGCaaaagttatatggttggttttgGAAGTAAGTCCTATACACATGAACTTTTTTGGCCAGATGTTGATGAAAGTTCTAGAAGAAGACACTTCTATTCTGCAAGGCATGGATTACAGTTCTGATTCTTCACGGGCTCATGAGGATAGCCTTATACTTCTGCTGCCTGCTGCTTTGTCATACATGAGGCATCACAGTGATGGCCATATGCAGTGTGCTAAATTCCTTGAGCCACTTGCAAACTTTTACTGTGAAATGCTATTAGGCGATAGTGGGTTTCCATGTTGGGAAAGTTTTATCACCAGGAGCAATTTTGAGGAAAATTTTGGTGACTTTCAACATGGATCAGTTCAAGATATGATGGATTATTTCAGTGACACTCTCTTGGGGAAGTCTGTTACCATGTTGCACTACTGCTTGTCTTTAAAAGAAATACCACGGAAGCAACGCTTGGAAATAGTTGCTTCACTTTGTCCACAATCTTCTGGCCTATTAGATTCTGATGTCAATGATATTAATTCTGACTCACACAAAGGTCATCTGAAGCTTACTAATGAATTGCTTGCAAAGATATCGTTGATTAGGTTGTTGCTGTCTCCTCCCAGAAGATTGTTGTCTAATGAGGCAGCATCGGACAGGGAGTCCAAGAGAGTGAGCAATGCTAAGCTGAATTTCATAAGCATCTTGGTCAGAACTTTGGATCAAATACTCAGGAATTTCCCCCGATGTGATGGCTTATCCCACTCTGATAAACAACAAATGGTCGTCCGTTCTTTGGAATATACAGTTCTCAAGAATATCATCGAACTGTCTTCAGAGATTCAAACTCATCTGAACCAATTGAAGTCAATACCTTTCCTCAACCAATTCATCAGATCATCTCTCTTGCACAGGTTCAATGATCATGTAACACTAAAAGCAATTCGATGTGTTCTTGTTGTATTATCAGAAGGGAAATTTCCTGCTGATGAAATTCTTGAGCTCATACTGGGCCACTCCCATTTTCTGTCGTCAATAACCTGCAGTGAAGTTTCTGAATATTCATCTGCATTTAATGCTACAGGGAGCCTTCTACAGCCAGCACCAGGCATTTTAAAATCAGTCGATTCTCTTTTCACTAAAGAAAACGAGTTCCATATTTGCATAGCAGAAAAGAGAAAAATAGAAATCATCAGATTACTCAGGATTCTGTATGATATTAAGAGTAGACAACAGAGTAATGGCCTATTGAATGAATCAAGAGAGCTAAGTTTCTTGCTTTTATCTGTTTATGGTGCAACTCTTAGCGAAACAGATTTGGAGATCTTTAATCTTATGAATGAGATAGAGTCACATGAGTGCAAAACTATCGCCGAAATGGATCATCTATGGGGGAGTGCAGCTGTTAAATATAGAGAAGAACTGAAACTAGATTCTTCAATATCAGAAATTGACAAAACAGAGAACACAGAAAGTAATAGTAGGCGAAGGGCGCTATTTCGGGAGAACATACCAATTGATTCCAAGCTCTGTGTCATGACAGTCTTGCAATTTTGCTACAAAAGGTCTTCAAGGAATTCTGTCTTCTCACTAGAACAGCTTCGTCAGGACAAATTTGGTGATACTTTGAAG ACAACATCTCGAAGCATGGATATGGTTCGGATTTATGATCCTATGTTTATCTTGCGTTTCTCGATTCATACTCTTCTCATGGGTTACATTGAACCTGCTGAATTCTCTCGAGTTGGCCTGCTTGCCATTACGCTTGTTTGCATATCATCTCCTGATGAAGAATTGCGAAAGCTGGGTTATGAATCTCTAAATGCATTCAAAAACTCACTTGAG GCTTCTCAGAAAAGCAAGGACAAATGGCAGCTCCAGCTTCTTTTGACATATCTACAGAATGGGATATCCAAACCATGGCAGAGGATACCTTCCATTATTGCTATTTTTGCCGCAGAAGCATCATTAACACTGCTGGATAGTTCGCATACTCAGTTCAATACCATAAGCAAATTTTTGATGAATTCAGCCTCTGTCGACATGCAG AGCATTCCATTATTTCCAACATTGTTGAAGAGTAGTTCTGTGCATTTCAAAGCTGATCGATTGTGGATGCTTCGCTTATTATATGCTGGATCAAATCTAGCTGATGATGCTACGATATGCAAGAGCAAAGGTGCTTTAGAGCTTGCTCTTGCCTTTTGTTCTTCAGCTATTTCAGATTCTGAATCGAAGCATTTAACCCTTCAG GTGCTAAAGAAGTGTGTGAAGCTGCCAGTTCTAGCTCAGCATTTAGTAAAAAATTGTGGCCTTCTGTCGTGGATTTCCTCTGTTATTTCAACTCTGGACAAAGGACTGGACAACAACTCTAGTTCCAGAATAGTTGGGTTAGCCTTGGAG GTACTCGATGCTTTGATCTTATCAAGATTCATTACGGAATGGCTCCAAGAAACTGCACTTGAACAACTCTCAGAAATATCTAAATATCTGTATCTGCTAGTTGAAGATGGAAAATTATTGAAAGGGGATATCACCATGTTGAGTTCAATTCTAAATGTTATTGCATCTACAATGAGGTTGTCTATGAAAAGGAAGATATACCAACCGCATTTCACCTTGTCCATCCATGGCATATTTAAGTTGTGCCAAGCTATTGATGGCAATTCAAGAAGCATCAAACTTAAGCTACCAATGGAACTTGGTACTGATGTCATCCTTATGAACGGTCCTCTGCCAATTTGTTCTGAAACG GATAAGTCGAGAATTGTGATGGTTGTTTCATGGGTAACTTCCAATATCTTCTGGTTGTGTAAACAAAAGTCTGCAGTGGAAATGTTATGTGAAGAGCCGCTAAACAACGAATGTCTACTATCAAAGATATTGCGTTGGTTAGTGGCTTCCGTAATCCTTGGCAGAATCTCCCGCATCCCTCCTGAAAAGAGGGGAGGTCTTGCCACGAGCACAAATAGTCCCGGAACTCTTCAGTCTTTCTTGAACTATTCGTCTGAAACCGTTGAAATGGTGGATAGTCATGTCGCGAATGAGGCGCTGGCTGCCATTATACTTTACCTACAAGGTCATGTGAAAAAGAAGAGTGATACTTTGCCATCGGTCGTGACGGCCCTTTGCTTGTTACTTCTTGACAGATGCAGCGAACGAG CTCTGGTTGGTAGCAGCGGACAAATTGAAATGCTATGCTCAAAGATACATTGCCCTGCCGAATCCAATCCTGCATGGAGATG GCGTTATTATCAGCCTTGGAGAGATCCCGCCTTGCAGCACACTGCGACAGAGCGCATGGAAGTAGAGCAGTCATGCCGAAGCCTGTTGATCATGTTTTCTAATGCCCTGAGCGCTGCTGGGTTGCCGGCAGGTATTCCGGTGCTGTCAGTTGGTGACATTGAGAAGTCTGGGCTGTTGCAGTGGGAAAGAGACTCCTTGGTTGAGCAACCTCACGCTTAG
- the LOC123427739 gene encoding uncharacterized protein LOC123427739, translated as MAEAPSKMESMRKWVVDHKLRAVGCLWLTGISSSIAYNWSRPNMKTSVKLIHARLHAQALTIAALGGCALVEYYDQNYGSSGPKVDKYTRHYMAHSHKD; from the exons ATGGCGGAGGCCCCGAGCAAGATGGAATCCATGCGGAAGTGGGTGGTCGACCACAAGCTCCGAGCCGTAG GTTGCCTGTGGCTTACCGGGATCTCCAGCTCGATCGCGTACAACTGGTCGCGGCCCAACATGAAGACCAGCGTCAAGCTCATCCACGCAAG GTTGCACGCGCAAGCTCTAACGATCGCTGCCTTAGGTGGCTGTGCTTTAGTAGAGTACTATGACCAGAACTACGGCTCTTCAGGACCAAAGGTGGACAAATATACAAGGCATTACATGGCACACTCGCATAAAGATTAA